Genomic DNA from Brienomyrus brachyistius isolate T26 chromosome 22, BBRACH_0.4, whole genome shotgun sequence:
TTTATCATAATGCGGATTTGTGAATTTAAGTTGAAAGTGCATGCTTTACCAGTCACCCCGAGGTGTTGTTGGTCCTCCCAGGCAGCAACAGCGATGAGGACGGGAACGCGGTCGTTAGACGGGAGAAGAAGCCCAGTGTCTCCAACCCTATGATACAGAAGGTACCGAGAAGGCGCCTATAAGCGTCCCAAAGCCGCCTTGTCTGTCATTTTCATGTGGCCTTTTTATCTTTATCCAGACAAAGCGAACAGAGAGGGAGACGGTGAGCTCCAGTGACAGTGAGGAAGATAAGGAAGAGAAGGTTATGGTTGCGTACAAGTCCACCCGATCGGCTGTGAGTGTTATAATCCCACAAAGCTGGAAATGCTGTAAGCTTTGCCCGCTAGGCACTTTCTTTCCCCCTGTGTGGTTGTGTTTTCTAATCTTTTTTCACCCTCCCTCCGTTTCAGAAACCCGAGGGCCCGGAGGACATGGGTGCCACAGCCGTGTATGAGCTTGACACAGAGAGGGACAAAGATGCTCAGGCCATTTTTGAGCGGAGTCAGAAGATCCAAGAGGTTGGCGAAGGTTTTGCTTGTAAAGACTAatgttctccccccccccttataaAACAGGGGAATATACCTTTAAGTCTTCACTAAAATAATGTTTGTTCTTATTACTCAGAGGTGGAGTATAGGCAAAGTGGTGGCTAGGGTTCTGTGCCGgcaatcggaaggttgccggaTCGAATCCCATGAATGAcaggagtgattctactctgttgggcccttgagcaaggcccttaacctacaATTGCTTCGTCCTGGTTCTGACGTTAATCTTCATCCTGCCCTGCAAGCGGATCCTCCAGTTTTCAAGGAAAATGTTGGGTTTGGTTGGCACTCCAGTCACCAAAAAAAACTTCACACGCGTcattcggactagtgtggtgctgaggtatcacccggcACACAGCTGCACtcgggttctcatccctgaggtggttcatcATGTCGTGGATGCAGCAACGCGCTGTATCAGTTTTAGATGTGATTTGCACCACTTTTATTTTTGACCCATTTTTCGCTGTGAATTTTTGGTTCTTCTACCAGGAACTTTCCGGAAAAGAGGATGATAAAATCTACAGAGGTATGAACAACTACCATAAGTACATCAAACCCAAGGATTCCACCATGGGAAACGCATCTTCTGGTATGGTCAGGTACGTCTGGTACAGTTCTGAACATCTGTGACCCTGTAAAACTGGTCCTCTTGGCGTGTTCCTGTTCTTGTGCCTTTAGCTGACATTTTGGGGTTGTATACAGATGCTGATGTGGCAGTTTTAATTTTAGTATTTCGACCTTCTTAACCAGTgtcctgtactacgaagcggggttactggcttatcagggtaacttgtcggatttaagttaTCGCAATTTCagtggacttcatattcgttcacttacattttgcccagactaccttaaatctgacaagttaccccgataagccagtaactccgcttcgtagtacaggccactggtctgAGAACTTCTGTTAGGGGTTCAGACCAGTAAGTTTACTACTTGGCCACATGCCTGCTCTTAATGTTTTCACATGCATGGTAGAAAGGGTCCCATCCGTGCTCCGGAGCATTTAAGAGCGACTGTACGCTGGGACTACCAGCCAGACATCTGCAAGGACTACAAGGAGACTGGCTTCTGTGGTTTCGGAGGTGAGGgaggttgattttttttttttcacctccGGAAGTCAAGCTTAGACAAGTAATCTAAAGCACCATTGCTGTTCTCTAAGATTCAATGGTTTTGTCACATGCAAGGTATACGGTCAAATGTTAGTACGTTTTCACTTTCGTATTCTTCCAGACAGCTGCAAATTCCTACACGACCGCTCTGACTACAAGCACGGCTGGCAGATCGA
This window encodes:
- the rnf113a gene encoding E3 ubiquitin-protein ligase RNF113A, with product MAESQEEKSTCTFLFKKSTKKFSARKRKASDSDKGSNSDEDGNAVVRREKKPSVSNPMIQKTKRTERETVSSSDSEEDKEEKVMVAYKSTRSAKPEGPEDMGATAVYELDTERDKDAQAIFERSQKIQEELSGKEDDKIYRGMNNYHKYIKPKDSTMGNASSGMVRKGPIRAPEHLRATVRWDYQPDICKDYKETGFCGFGDSCKFLHDRSDYKHGWQIERELDEGRYGANDEENYEVSSDEEDLPFKCFICRESFKNPVITKCRHYFCEACALQHYRKSKRCYVCNVQTNGVFNPAKELMAKMQKHEAKMDQPPSDEED